The following proteins come from a genomic window of Blastococcus sp. HT6-30:
- a CDS encoding iron ABC transporter permease, whose translation MLRPRVAELLWNTGRLAMGTVAVCAVLGVGAAWLVERSTVPGRRLWHVLLVAPLAVPAFVNSFAWVSLLPGLDTYAGALLVVSLSYFPFVYLPVVAAFRGLDPALEDTARGLGLSDWAVFRRVQLPQLRVALLGGGLLVALHLLAEFGALQMLRYPTFTTAIYDQYRSTFNGPGATTLAGVLVLLCLLLLLGELRLRGARGYAGSGRGAARPVRPVRLGRLAVPALLGLAALVGAALLVPLGGVTYWMLAGVSDGVPWGDLAATTGSTLALAAVAALVTTAMALPTGWLAVRARSRVATLLERATYLGSAVPGIVVALALVTLSIRGAPWLYQTVPVLLAGYAILFLPRAIVTVRAAVEQSPPLYDDVAASLGSSGADRLRRVTLPLLAPGLGAGAALVFLAVVTELTATLLLAPTGTTTLATAFWSASSALRYGAAAPYALVMVLLSAPATVLLSRDTRRGLIP comes from the coding sequence GTGCTGCGGCCGAGGGTCGCCGAGCTGCTCTGGAACACCGGCCGGCTGGCGATGGGCACCGTCGCCGTCTGCGCCGTCCTCGGCGTCGGCGCGGCCTGGCTGGTCGAGCGTTCGACGGTGCCCGGCCGTCGGCTCTGGCACGTGCTGCTGGTGGCGCCGCTGGCGGTGCCGGCGTTCGTGAACAGCTTCGCGTGGGTCTCGCTGCTGCCCGGGCTGGACACCTACGCCGGCGCGTTGCTGGTGGTCTCGCTGTCCTACTTCCCGTTCGTCTACCTGCCGGTGGTCGCCGCCTTCCGGGGGCTGGACCCGGCGCTGGAGGACACCGCCCGCGGGCTCGGCCTGTCCGACTGGGCGGTGTTCAGGCGGGTGCAGCTGCCCCAGTTGCGGGTGGCGCTCCTGGGCGGCGGCCTGCTCGTGGCGCTGCACCTGCTCGCCGAGTTCGGCGCCCTGCAGATGCTGCGCTACCCGACCTTCACCACCGCCATCTACGACCAGTACCGGTCCACGTTCAACGGGCCCGGCGCCACGACGCTCGCCGGCGTCCTGGTGCTGCTCTGCCTCCTGCTGCTGCTGGGTGAGCTGCGGCTGCGCGGTGCACGCGGGTACGCGGGCAGCGGTCGTGGCGCCGCGCGGCCGGTGCGCCCGGTGCGGCTGGGCCGGCTCGCCGTGCCGGCCCTGCTGGGCCTCGCTGCGCTGGTGGGCGCCGCGCTGCTCGTCCCGCTCGGCGGGGTGACGTACTGGATGCTGGCGGGCGTCTCCGACGGTGTCCCCTGGGGCGACCTGGCCGCCACCACCGGCAGCACCCTGGCCCTGGCGGCGGTCGCGGCCCTGGTCACCACCGCGATGGCGCTGCCCACCGGTTGGCTGGCCGTCCGCGCCCGGAGCCGGGTGGCGACGCTGCTGGAGCGGGCCACCTACCTGGGCAGCGCGGTCCCCGGCATCGTCGTCGCGCTGGCGCTGGTCACCCTCAGCATCCGGGGCGCGCCGTGGCTGTACCAGACCGTGCCGGTCCTCCTGGCCGGCTACGCGATCCTCTTCCTGCCCCGGGCGATCGTGACGGTGCGGGCGGCGGTCGAGCAGTCCCCGCCGCTCTACGACGACGTGGCCGCGTCGCTGGGGTCCTCCGGCGCCGACCGGCTGCGCCGGGTCACCCTGCCCCTGCTCGCGCCGGGTCTGGGCGCGGGCGCGGCGCTGGTGTTCCTCGCGGTGGTCACCGAGCTGACGGCCACCCTGCTGCTGGCCCCCACCGGGACGACGACGCTGGCGACGGCGTTCTGGTCGGCCAGCAGCGCCCTCCGGTACGGGGCCGCCGCTCCGTACGCGCTGGTCATGGTGCTGCTGTCCGCGCCGGCCACCGTGCTGCTGTCCCGCGACACCCGACGAGGTCTGATCCCATGA
- a CDS encoding ABC transporter ATP-binding protein, whose translation MSSLTVTGLSKAFGPAPVLTGVDLHVPAGSLTALLGPSGCGKTTLLRLVAGFDTPDAGTVAVGDRIVTGAGRGVPARRRGIGFVPQEGGLFPHLSVAGNVVFGLPRRLRRDTGRVRELLGLVGLDAELADRSPHQLSGGQQQRVALARALAPAPSLVLLDEPFSSLDAGLREDTRQAVAAALTAAGATAVLVTHDQAEALSMADQVAVLRRGRLVQLTDPRTLYRRPADLDVAAFVGESVVLDGELRDGRAHCALGVLPVGQPAVDGPVRVLLRPEQLRLGAPFASSGVRARVRNVDFYGHDSRVWLTLPDGGTVTARLEGADLPSVGQEVAIEVAGAALTYPAPGAAPRTAVPDPAA comes from the coding sequence ATGAGCTCCCTGACCGTGACCGGCCTGAGCAAGGCGTTCGGTCCCGCACCCGTCCTCACCGGCGTCGACCTGCACGTGCCGGCCGGCAGCCTCACCGCCCTGCTCGGCCCGTCGGGCTGCGGCAAGACGACCCTGCTGCGGCTGGTGGCCGGCTTCGACACCCCTGACGCGGGCACCGTGGCGGTGGGGGACCGCATCGTGACCGGCGCGGGGCGCGGGGTGCCCGCCCGCAGGCGCGGCATCGGGTTCGTGCCGCAGGAGGGCGGGCTGTTCCCGCACCTGTCCGTGGCCGGCAACGTCGTGTTCGGGCTGCCCCGACGGCTCCGGCGGGACACCGGGCGGGTGCGCGAGCTGCTCGGCCTCGTGGGGCTGGACGCCGAGCTGGCCGATCGGTCGCCGCACCAGCTCTCCGGGGGCCAGCAACAGCGCGTCGCGCTGGCGCGGGCACTGGCGCCCGCCCCCTCCCTCGTCCTGCTGGACGAGCCGTTCTCCTCCCTCGACGCCGGCCTGCGCGAGGACACCCGGCAGGCCGTCGCCGCGGCGCTGACCGCGGCGGGGGCCACCGCGGTGCTGGTGACCCACGACCAGGCGGAGGCGCTGTCGATGGCCGACCAGGTGGCCGTGCTGCGCCGCGGGCGGCTGGTCCAGCTCACCGACCCGCGCACCCTCTACCGGCGCCCCGCCGACCTGGACGTGGCGGCGTTCGTCGGGGAGTCGGTCGTCCTCGACGGCGAGCTGCGCGACGGCCGGGCGCACTGCGCGCTCGGCGTCCTCCCGGTCGGGCAGCCGGCGGTGGACGGACCCGTCCGCGTGCTGCTGCGGCCCGAGCAGCTCCGGCTCGGCGCGCCCTTCGCATCGTCGGGCGTGCGGGCGCGGGTGCGCAACGTGGACTTCTACGGGCACGACTCCCGGGTGTGGTTGACCCTCCCCGACGGCGGAACCGTGACCGCCCGGCTGGAGGGCGCCGACCTCCCCTCGGTCGGGCAGGAGGTCGCCATCGAGGTGGCCGGTGCCGCGCTGACCTACCCGGCTCCCGGGGCGGCTCCGCGCACCGCCGTCCCCGATCCGGCGGCCTGA
- a CDS encoding PaaI family thioesterase: MSEDVRTGGFAERLGARPESAQDGSARMSFEVTEEHLNPAGTLHGGVLATLVDTAMGLAVRTTTGEGEVPATSQLTVTYLRPGRPGPLQVTARQRTRGEHLTVCEADVEQEGRALAHAVATFALLAR, from the coding sequence ATGAGCGAGGATGTGCGCACGGGTGGGTTCGCCGAGCGACTGGGGGCCCGCCCCGAGTCGGCGCAGGACGGTTCGGCGCGGATGAGCTTCGAGGTGACCGAGGAGCACCTCAATCCGGCCGGCACGCTGCACGGCGGGGTGCTGGCCACGCTGGTCGACACGGCGATGGGGCTGGCGGTGCGCACCACCACCGGGGAGGGCGAGGTGCCCGCGACCAGCCAGCTCACGGTCACCTACCTGCGGCCGGGGAGGCCCGGCCCGCTGCAGGTGACGGCCCGGCAGCGCACCCGCGGGGAGCACCTGACGGTGTGCGAGGCCGACGTGGAGCAGGAGGGCAGGGCGCTCGCCCACGCCGTCGCGACGTTCGCGCTGCTGGCCCGCTGA
- a CDS encoding aldolase has product MDLFLFTTEPQWGGDVVAAGAAGIVVDWECRGKHRRQAGEGTQINADTPEDLSVMRAATPGWLVCRINGYGPWTAGEVAEAVGRGADEILLPMVRTVEEVDRTLELVAGRCGLGILVETQDAVDRAAELAQRPLSRIYVGLNDLRIDRGSTELFRPLLDGTVDAVRAQVRTSFGVGGLTLPGRGFPVPGDLLAAELVRTGAEFTFLRRSFTADMAGRDPFVEVPRLLAALADVRAAGPARAAELRRAFAAAVEGSRAGVTGPVPQPA; this is encoded by the coding sequence ATGGACCTCTTCCTCTTCACCACCGAGCCGCAGTGGGGCGGCGACGTGGTCGCCGCCGGCGCGGCCGGGATCGTCGTCGACTGGGAGTGCCGCGGCAAGCACCGGCGGCAGGCGGGTGAGGGGACCCAGATCAACGCCGACACCCCCGAGGACCTGAGCGTGATGCGGGCCGCCACCCCCGGGTGGCTGGTCTGCCGGATCAACGGGTACGGGCCGTGGACCGCAGGTGAGGTCGCCGAGGCCGTCGGGCGCGGCGCCGACGAGATCCTGCTCCCCATGGTGCGGACGGTCGAGGAGGTCGACCGGACGCTGGAGCTGGTCGCGGGCCGCTGCGGGCTGGGCATCCTGGTGGAGACCCAGGACGCCGTGGACCGGGCGGCCGAGCTGGCGCAGCGGCCGCTGTCCCGCATCTACGTCGGGCTCAACGACCTGCGCATCGACCGTGGGTCCACCGAGCTGTTCCGTCCCCTGCTGGACGGCACCGTCGACGCGGTCCGCGCGCAGGTGCGGACCTCGTTCGGGGTCGGCGGTCTGACCCTTCCGGGGCGGGGGTTCCCGGTGCCGGGCGACCTGCTCGCCGCCGAGCTGGTCCGTACCGGCGCCGAGTTCACGTTCCTGCGGCGCTCCTTCACCGCCGACATGGCCGGCCGCGACCCGTTCGTGGAGGTGCCCCGGCTGCTCGCGGCCCTGGCGGACGTGCGCGCGGCCGGTCCGGCCCGGGCGGCCGAGCTGCGCCGGGCCTTCGCCGCGGCCGTCGAGGGGTCGCGCGCGGGCGTGACCGGACCGGTACCGCAGCCGGCGTGA
- a CDS encoding iron ABC transporter substrate-binding protein, which produces MTRLGRATVGVVSTLTLAASLAACGSDSDTLTVYSAQHESLVRTMLADFTEETGIELEFRDANDSELANQIIEEGEASPADVFLTENSPAIDVVDRAGLLAPLDEDTLAQVDEQFRPSSGNWTGFAARSTVLAYDPDAVPAEQLPASILELAEPEYEGRVGIAAGGADFQAIVSAVLALEGEEATRAWLTGLERNAEIYASNTAVMKAVDEGEVDLGVMYHYYWYRDQAEGGLIGDDASLHYFGNQDPGAFLSVSGAGVLASSDQREQAQQLVAFLTARAAQERLAESTALEYAVGTGVASADALPPLADLQAPELDPGSLDAPAVTDLMQEVGLL; this is translated from the coding sequence ATGACCAGGCTCGGGCGTGCGACCGTCGGCGTCGTCTCCACCCTCACCCTCGCGGCCTCGCTGGCCGCCTGCGGTTCCGACTCCGACACGCTCACCGTGTACAGCGCGCAGCACGAGAGCCTCGTGCGCACGATGCTGGCCGACTTCACGGAGGAGACGGGCATCGAGCTGGAGTTCCGAGACGCCAACGACTCCGAGCTGGCCAACCAGATCATCGAGGAGGGCGAGGCCTCACCGGCCGACGTGTTCCTCACCGAGAACAGCCCCGCGATCGACGTCGTCGACCGGGCGGGGCTGCTGGCGCCGCTGGACGAGGACACCCTCGCCCAGGTCGACGAGCAGTTCCGGCCGTCGTCGGGCAACTGGACCGGTTTCGCCGCCCGTTCCACCGTGCTGGCCTACGACCCGGACGCGGTGCCCGCGGAGCAGCTGCCCGCCTCGATCCTCGAGCTGGCCGAGCCGGAGTACGAGGGCCGGGTCGGGATCGCCGCCGGTGGAGCGGACTTCCAGGCGATCGTCAGCGCCGTGCTCGCGCTGGAGGGGGAGGAGGCCACCCGCGCCTGGCTGACCGGCCTGGAGCGCAACGCCGAGATCTACGCCAGCAACACCGCGGTGATGAAGGCCGTCGACGAGGGCGAGGTCGACCTCGGGGTGATGTACCACTACTACTGGTACCGCGACCAGGCCGAGGGCGGGCTCATCGGCGACGACGCGTCGCTGCACTACTTCGGCAACCAGGACCCGGGCGCCTTCCTCAGCGTCTCCGGCGCCGGGGTGCTCGCCTCCTCCGACCAGCGCGAGCAGGCGCAGCAGCTGGTCGCCTTCCTCACCGCCCGCGCGGCGCAGGAGCGGCTGGCCGAGAGCACCGCCCTCGAGTACGCCGTCGGCACCGGCGTCGCGTCGGCCGACGCGCTGCCACCGCTGGCAGACCTCCAGGCACCGGAGCTGGACCCCGGCAGCCTCGACGCCCCGGCGGTCACCGACCTGATGCAGGAAGTGGGCCTGCTCTGA
- a CDS encoding NAD(P)-dependent oxidoreductase translates to MRALVTGAGGFVGRHLVDRLERDGWHVVGLTRRDVDLADPGAGAAAVRAADPDVVFALAAGRAKATSADRAATTAVNTTPWLVDALPDRCRAVVRLGSSTEYAAAPRPLTEDAALEPRGFFGATKAAGSLLLQAAAAERGVRAAVLRAFQVYGPGDHPTRLVPVVMAAAREGGTVALPARLSRRDWVWVGDVVDACVRAAVDDRLPPGVVLNIGTGVQTSTEELVATAERATGRPIATAPGAHPGRGWDTADWVCDPARARQLLGWAPTVDLAEGLARTWAAG, encoded by the coding sequence GTGAGGGCGCTCGTGACCGGGGCCGGCGGTTTCGTCGGCCGGCACCTGGTGGACCGGCTGGAGCGGGATGGCTGGCACGTCGTCGGCCTCACCCGCCGGGACGTGGACCTGGCCGATCCCGGTGCGGGGGCCGCCGCCGTGCGTGCCGCCGACCCCGACGTCGTGTTCGCCCTCGCCGCGGGCCGCGCCAAGGCGACCTCCGCGGACCGGGCCGCGACCACGGCGGTCAACACCACGCCGTGGCTGGTGGACGCACTGCCCGACCGCTGCCGTGCCGTGGTGCGGCTGGGATCGTCCACCGAGTACGCGGCGGCACCCCGGCCGCTGACCGAGGACGCGGCCCTGGAGCCGCGGGGCTTCTTCGGCGCGACGAAGGCGGCGGGCTCGCTGCTGCTGCAGGCGGCCGCGGCCGAGCGCGGTGTGCGCGCCGCGGTCCTGCGCGCCTTCCAGGTGTACGGACCCGGCGACCACCCCACCCGGCTGGTGCCGGTGGTGATGGCCGCGGCCCGCGAGGGCGGCACCGTCGCCCTGCCGGCACGGCTGAGCAGGCGGGACTGGGTGTGGGTCGGCGACGTCGTCGACGCCTGCGTGCGCGCCGCGGTGGACGACCGGCTGCCGCCGGGGGTGGTCCTCAACATCGGCACCGGTGTGCAGACGAGCACGGAGGAGCTGGTGGCGACCGCCGAGCGGGCCACGGGCCGGCCGATCGCGACGGCTCCGGGCGCCCATCCCGGCCGGGGGTGGGACACCGCCGACTGGGTGTGCGACCCCGCGCGGGCGCGGCAGCTGCTCGGCTGGGCGCCCACGGTCGACCTCGCCGAGGGGCTGGCGCGCACCTGGGCGGCGGGATGA